From a single Nostoc sp. MS1 genomic region:
- the rsmG gene encoding 16S rRNA (guanine(527)-N(7))-methyltransferase RsmG, which translates to MTNLLPEMAQIWQQTLNWQPTDSQQAQFQQLYELILAGNSQLNLTRITEPQEFWEKHLWDSLRGIAPQQQFISSLQADASVIDIGTGAGFPGVPVAIIAPNSTITLVDSTRKKINFIDKILSELALSNANTLVARAEEIGQQPQHRQKYDIALIRAVGTASACAEYTLPLLKQGGLAVIYRGTWTEEETTALENAVKQLGGKVESIENFTTPLTNSIRHCLYLRKVGTTPASFPRTVGIPTQKPL; encoded by the coding sequence ATGACTAACTTATTGCCAGAAATGGCACAAATTTGGCAGCAAACTCTTAATTGGCAACCGACTGACTCACAGCAGGCGCAATTTCAGCAGCTTTATGAGTTAATTTTGGCAGGGAATAGCCAGTTAAATTTAACTCGCATTACTGAACCTCAAGAGTTTTGGGAAAAACATTTGTGGGATTCGCTGCGAGGAATAGCGCCACAGCAACAATTTATCTCCTCTCTCCAAGCGGATGCGTCTGTAATTGATATTGGTACAGGTGCGGGGTTTCCTGGTGTTCCTGTGGCAATTATTGCACCTAACTCTACAATTACCTTGGTAGATTCAACGCGCAAGAAGATTAATTTTATCGATAAAATATTGAGTGAACTGGCTCTTAGTAATGCCAACACTCTTGTTGCTAGAGCAGAAGAAATTGGTCAACAACCACAGCATCGCCAAAAATATGATATTGCTTTAATTCGTGCAGTTGGTACTGCCTCAGCCTGTGCAGAATATACTTTACCTTTATTAAAGCAAGGCGGTTTGGCTGTAATTTATCGCGGTACTTGGACGGAAGAAGAAACGACAGCTTTAGAAAATGCAGTCAAGCAGTTGGGTGGAAAAGTTGAATCAATCGAAAACTTCACAACTCCCTTAACTAACAGCATCCGCCACTGTCTGTATTTGCGTAAAGTAGGAACCACACCAGCTAGTTTTCCTCGCACTGTTGGTATACCCACTCAAAAGCCACTGTGA